From the genome of Papaver somniferum cultivar HN1 chromosome 2, ASM357369v1, whole genome shotgun sequence, one region includes:
- the LOC113352668 gene encoding cyclin-dependent kinase 12-like has product MGSSKIFFALSLLIVLSSINIEFSSAARQLLQTSTTIPAIPPIPAIPSIPSYPKIPPIPSTTKLPPLPPMPSIPKFTLPNGIPTSITSSISSMFPNGIPFLTPSSTTTATATSTGSP; this is encoded by the coding sequence ATGGGTTCTTCTAAAATCTTCTTTGCATTGTCTTTGCTCATTGTGCTTTCGTCGATAAATATCGAGTTCAGCTCGGCAGCTCGTCAACTTTTGCAAACATCAACCACAATACCCGCAATTCCACCAATTCCTGCAATTCCATCAATCCCAAGCTATCCCAAAATTCCACCAATACCAAGTACTACTAAACTGCCTCCATTACCACCAATGCCTAGTATTCCAAAATTCACATTACCAAACGGAATTCCAACTAGCATTACGTCGTCAATTTCTTCTATGTTCCCTAATGGAATTCCTTTCCTTACCCCTTCTTCGACTACAACTGCGACGGCTACCTCTACTGGTAGCCCTTGA